The Virgibacillus sp. MSP4-1 genome has a segment encoding these proteins:
- a CDS encoding helix-turn-helix domain-containing protein, with protein sequence MAKYSEKFKLMIVKEYQEGKLGYRRLAKKYGMNDTKLMRRWIKVYEQFGANGLMSKRHKETYSVQFKLNVIRFMERTGSSELETALQFGLTSPPLISSWKKAFLEGGAGALEKPKGRRQSMSDKAENRRKQPKEEKDVTHEQKLERENELLRLEVEYLKKLRAFQMDPEGYLEKHKQRYHSNSKKISD encoded by the coding sequence ATGGCAAAATATAGTGAAAAATTCAAGCTAATGATAGTCAAAGAATACCAGGAAGGGAAACTAGGATATAGACGTTTAGCTAAGAAGTATGGTATGAATGATACGAAATTAATGAGAAGATGGATAAAAGTATATGAACAATTCGGAGCGAATGGATTAATGAGTAAGAGGCATAAGGAAACTTACTCTGTTCAATTTAAGCTGAATGTAATAAGATTTATGGAGAGAACAGGCTCTTCAGAGTTGGAAACAGCCCTTCAATTTGGACTGACAAGCCCTCCTCTTATTTCTTCTTGGAAAAAAGCTTTCCTTGAGGGTGGGGCTGGAGCCCTGGAGAAGCCGAAAGGACGGCGGCAGTCGATGTCAGATAAAGCTGAGAACAGAAGAAAACAACCCAAAGAAGAAAAAGACGTAACACACGAACAAAAATTAGAAAGAGAAAACGAACTCCTTCGTTTGGAGGTAGAATACTTAAAAAAGTTGCGGGCTTTTCAGATGGATCCGGAAGGCTATCTCGAAAAGCACAAGCAGCGTTATCACTCGAACTCAAAAAAGATTTCCGATTAA
- a CDS encoding nucleoside recognition domain-containing protein, translated as MSGILQRGLKSGLSLTWMLGKIIFPVTLIITIIGHTPFFPIIIGWLEPLMKLLGLPGEAAVPLVLGNFSNLYAGIGAIITFDFTVKEVFIMAIMLSFSHNLLIESSIASKVGVSWWLISGIRIGLAVISAVIINLFWSGGQEMAQYGLISTGPEPETWGGILYLGLETAFIAILQLAAIVIPLMVVMQWLKEKGYFTVMSNWLAPFTKILGVERNASMTLVTGLTIGLAYGAGLMIQAVQEEGISKKDMTLVLIFLVSCHAVVEDTLVFAPLGIPLWPLLLIRLITAIILTATIGLIWNRMELHKRKDTTAHEHTYTSV; from the coding sequence GTGTCAGGAATATTACAGCGTGGACTTAAAAGTGGACTTTCATTAACGTGGATGCTAGGAAAAATTATCTTTCCTGTCACGTTAATCATTACCATTATTGGCCATACGCCTTTTTTTCCAATCATAATCGGCTGGCTGGAACCTCTGATGAAACTGCTGGGACTTCCTGGCGAAGCTGCCGTTCCACTGGTACTGGGAAATTTTTCGAACCTTTACGCTGGTATTGGTGCGATTATCACCTTTGATTTTACGGTAAAAGAAGTCTTTATAATGGCCATTATGCTATCATTTTCTCATAACTTACTGATTGAATCGTCCATTGCTTCCAAGGTTGGTGTGAGCTGGTGGCTGATTTCGGGTATTCGTATCGGGCTTGCGGTCATCTCCGCCGTCATCATTAACCTGTTCTGGAGCGGCGGACAGGAAATGGCTCAGTACGGGCTTATTTCAACCGGTCCTGAACCGGAAACCTGGGGCGGAATTCTCTATTTAGGTCTGGAAACCGCCTTTATTGCGATTCTTCAATTGGCAGCTATTGTCATTCCATTAATGGTCGTTATGCAGTGGTTAAAGGAAAAAGGTTATTTCACCGTTATGTCCAACTGGCTGGCTCCTTTTACGAAAATATTAGGGGTTGAGCGCAATGCATCGATGACTCTTGTTACTGGTCTGACGATCGGTTTAGCTTATGGTGCCGGCCTTATGATTCAGGCTGTTCAGGAAGAGGGAATTTCGAAAAAGGATATGACTCTGGTTTTAATTTTTCTTGTATCCTGTCACGCCGTCGTAGAGGATACCCTCGTCTTTGCACCACTTGGGATTCCCCTTTGGCCATTACTGCTCATCAGGCTGATAACAGCGATTATTCTTACCGCAACAATTGGCTTAATCTGGAATCGCATGGAACTTCATAAGAGAAAGGATACGACCGCACATGAGCATACGTACACTTCTGTTTGA
- a CDS encoding DapH/DapD/GlmU-related protein, whose translation MRRTDRYRVEGANSLWHVYKTVPFWKVVKNFIVIQLARYTPFLSMKNWLYRKFLRMNVGKQTSFALMVMLDVMFPEKISVGRNTVIGYNTTILAHEYLIKEYRLGKVEIGDEVMIGANSTILPGVRIGDHAIVSAGTVVHKDVPAGSFVGGNPMQVVYTKEEMDERRKKDTYFSHKEV comes from the coding sequence GTGAGAAGAACAGATCGATACCGTGTCGAGGGAGCGAATTCCTTGTGGCATGTTTATAAGACTGTACCGTTCTGGAAGGTCGTCAAAAATTTCATTGTCATTCAACTGGCACGGTATACGCCTTTTTTATCCATGAAAAATTGGCTGTATCGCAAATTTTTGAGGATGAATGTAGGGAAACAGACCTCCTTTGCCTTAATGGTCATGCTTGATGTGATGTTTCCCGAAAAAATTTCCGTGGGCCGAAACACGGTCATTGGCTACAACACAACGATTTTAGCCCACGAATATTTAATAAAGGAATATCGTCTAGGTAAAGTGGAAATTGGAGATGAAGTAATGATCGGAGCCAATTCCACCATACTTCCCGGAGTCAGAATCGGTGATCATGCCATTGTTTCCGCAGGTACCGTCGTCCATAAGGATGTACCGGCCGGAAGCTTTGTAGGCGGTAATCCGATGCAGGTGGTTTATACGAAAGAGGAAATGGATGAACGGAGAAAAAAGGATACTTATTTTTCTCATAAAGAGGTTTAA
- the ppaX gene encoding pyrophosphatase PpaX translates to MSIRTLLFDLDGTLIDTNELIISSFLHTLEQYVPGKYKREDVYDFIGPSLWDSFGQVMPDKVDEMVETYRKHNLEHHDSIVVAYDGVAETIQKLKEDGYKLGIVTTKVGDTAKRGLEVTKLAGYFDVLIGLDDVRHAKPHPEPIYQALKALDAKADEAIMVGDNTHDILAGQNAGVKTAGVAWTIKGRETLESLNPDYMLDNMRDLLTIAGK, encoded by the coding sequence ATGAGCATACGTACACTTCTGTTTGATCTGGATGGCACCTTAATTGATACAAATGAACTGATCATCTCTTCTTTTCTGCATACACTTGAGCAGTATGTTCCTGGTAAGTATAAGAGAGAGGACGTATACGATTTTATCGGCCCTTCCTTATGGGATAGCTTTGGTCAGGTGATGCCGGACAAAGTGGATGAAATGGTAGAGACCTATCGAAAACATAATTTGGAGCACCATGATTCCATTGTGGTTGCCTATGATGGCGTAGCTGAAACGATTCAGAAGCTGAAAGAGGATGGCTATAAGCTCGGAATTGTCACAACAAAAGTGGGGGATACCGCCAAAAGAGGGCTGGAAGTTACAAAACTTGCCGGTTACTTTGATGTTCTGATTGGACTGGATGATGTCCGTCACGCAAAACCTCATCCCGAACCGATTTATCAGGCTCTGAAAGCTTTGGATGCAAAAGCGGATGAAGCGATTATGGTGGGAGATAATACCCATGATATTCTTGCAGGACAAAATGCGGGTGTGAAGACTGCCGGTGTAGCGTGGACGATTAAGGGGAGAGAAACCTTAGAGTCCCTGAATCCGGATTATATGCTGGATAATATGAGGGATTTGCTAACGATTGCAGGGAAGTGA
- the dhaL gene encoding dihydroxyacetone kinase subunit DhaL translates to MELQVKDVIIWMEKANEKIQSNKEYLTSLDQAIGDGDHGLNMARGFQEVVNKVTGSDYTHVSDILKDVSMTLLSKVGGASGPLYGTAFLKMSTAVKGSENVEFTQFRTAVEEAVNGVKQRGKANQGEKTMLDVWIPVAELLENQDDLETEDLASTARKAMEATKDIEAKKGRAAYLKERSIGHLDPGSVSSYYIFSALAEVLEEGA, encoded by the coding sequence ATGGAATTACAAGTCAAAGACGTCATAATCTGGATGGAAAAAGCCAACGAAAAAATACAATCCAATAAAGAATACTTAACGTCCCTTGATCAGGCAATTGGGGATGGGGACCATGGGCTTAATATGGCCCGGGGGTTTCAGGAGGTCGTTAATAAAGTTACGGGATCCGACTATACCCATGTTTCTGATATTCTTAAAGATGTATCCATGACTCTATTATCGAAAGTAGGGGGAGCATCCGGCCCGTTATATGGTACGGCTTTTCTGAAAATGTCCACGGCTGTAAAAGGATCAGAGAACGTTGAATTTACCCAGTTCAGGACAGCCGTAGAGGAAGCCGTTAATGGTGTGAAACAGCGGGGGAAAGCCAATCAGGGTGAAAAAACCATGCTTGATGTGTGGATTCCCGTTGCAGAGCTGCTGGAAAATCAGGATGACCTGGAAACGGAAGATCTTGCTTCCACAGCGAGAAAAGCAATGGAAGCAACTAAAGACATCGAAGCGAAAAAAGGTCGTGCTGCATACTTAAAAGAACGTTCCATCGGTCATTTAGACCCTGGTTCCGTTTCTTCCTATTACATTTTCTCAGCACTTGCGGAAGTGCTGGAAGAAGGAGCTTAA
- the dhaK gene encoding dihydroxyacetone kinase subunit DhaK → MKKIVNDPNKVVEEMLQGFVAAHPDDVKQLPGTTVIARKDAPVSNKVGLVSGGGSGHEPAHAGYVGEGMLDAAVAGEVFTSPTPDQVFEAIKAVDGGSGVFLVIKNYTGDVMNFEMAAEMAEAEGIKVQQVVVNDDVAVEDSSFTTGRRGIAGTIFVHKIAGAKAAQGGSLDEVKAVADKVVANVRSIGMALTPCTVPAAGEPSFVLEEDEMEVGIGIHGEPGIERKKVTSADDIATELTEKVLEDMKLTGGEEVAVMVNGLGATPEMELYIVNRKVNELLSDKGIKIYDTFVGEYMTSLEMAGCSVTLLKVDQELKNLLEADSKALAFRR, encoded by the coding sequence ATGAAAAAGATTGTGAATGACCCTAACAAAGTTGTTGAAGAAATGCTGCAAGGATTTGTTGCTGCACATCCCGATGATGTAAAGCAATTACCAGGTACAACCGTTATTGCACGAAAAGATGCCCCTGTATCAAATAAAGTGGGTCTTGTGAGTGGAGGAGGAAGCGGTCACGAACCCGCACACGCCGGCTATGTAGGTGAAGGAATGCTGGATGCTGCAGTTGCCGGTGAAGTTTTTACGTCTCCTACTCCGGATCAGGTATTTGAAGCGATTAAAGCTGTTGACGGTGGATCAGGTGTATTTTTGGTTATTAAGAACTATACAGGCGATGTAATGAACTTTGAAATGGCAGCTGAAATGGCTGAAGCAGAAGGAATTAAAGTTCAGCAGGTTGTTGTAAATGATGATGTAGCTGTTGAGGACAGTTCATTTACGACAGGACGCCGGGGAATTGCCGGTACAATTTTTGTTCATAAGATCGCAGGAGCAAAGGCTGCTCAGGGTGGTTCTTTAGATGAAGTAAAAGCTGTAGCCGATAAAGTAGTGGCAAACGTCCGCTCAATTGGAATGGCCCTGACCCCATGTACCGTGCCTGCTGCCGGTGAACCGAGCTTTGTCTTAGAGGAAGACGAAATGGAAGTAGGTATCGGAATCCATGGAGAGCCGGGAATTGAGCGCAAAAAAGTTACCAGTGCAGATGATATTGCAACCGAACTAACAGAAAAAGTATTAGAGGATATGAAGCTTACAGGCGGTGAAGAAGTTGCTGTGATGGTGAATGGTCTCGGCGCAACCCCTGAAATGGAACTGTATATTGTGAACAGGAAAGTAAATGAACTGCTATCCGATAAAGGAATTAAAATCTATGACACATTTGTCGGAGAGTATATGACATCGTTAGAAATGGCGGGGTGCTCTGTAACCCTTCTTAAAGTGGATCAGGAGTTAAAGAATCTTTTAGAAGCAGATTCCAAAGCTCTGGCATTTCGCCGCTAG
- a CDS encoding IS3 family transposase, with translation MLKKVAGFSDGSGRLSRKAQAALSLELKKDFRLKDVLKIVGIPESSYHYHIKMMKRDNPDQELEERIQSIFDEHNGNYGYRRIQLELRNEKRKVNHKKVQRLMKKLGLKADNFFGKSRKYSSYKGTVGTVAKNRINRRFHTSVCYQKLTTDITEFKCLEGLKLYLNPIMDMFNGEILSYGISMRPTLNLALEPLEEALEIVKNSKYRTTVHSDQGWHYQHKKWVKTLKKNKVFQSMSRKGNCIDNSPMENFFGLLKQEMYHGNELCSYENLKKKIEEYINYYNNKRIKQKLGGMNPVQYRLHTNQLTA, from the coding sequence ATACTTAAAAAAGTTGCGGGCTTTTCAGATGGATCCGGAAGGCTATCTCGAAAAGCACAAGCAGCGTTATCACTCGAACTCAAAAAAGATTTCCGATTAAAAGATGTTTTAAAGATAGTCGGTATTCCGGAATCGTCTTACCATTATCATATAAAGATGATGAAAAGGGATAATCCAGATCAGGAACTTGAGGAACGGATTCAATCCATTTTTGATGAACATAACGGTAACTATGGTTATCGTCGTATACAATTAGAATTGAGGAATGAAAAACGGAAAGTGAACCATAAGAAGGTTCAACGGCTTATGAAGAAACTAGGGCTTAAAGCAGATAACTTTTTTGGGAAGTCACGAAAGTATAGCTCTTATAAAGGAACTGTCGGAACTGTTGCCAAAAACCGTATAAATCGTCGTTTTCACACATCTGTATGTTATCAAAAGCTCACAACAGATATTACAGAATTTAAGTGTTTAGAGGGTTTGAAATTATATTTGAATCCTATCATGGATATGTTTAATGGTGAAATTCTTTCATACGGAATAAGTATGCGTCCAACTTTAAACTTGGCCCTTGAACCACTTGAGGAAGCTCTGGAAATCGTAAAAAACTCAAAATACAGAACCACTGTTCACTCTGATCAGGGCTGGCATTACCAACATAAAAAATGGGTAAAAACACTCAAGAAAAACAAGGTGTTCCAGAGTATGTCGCGAAAAGGGAACTGTATAGATAATTCACCTATGGAAAACTTTTTCGGTTTATTAAAGCAAGAGATGTATCATGGCAATGAACTGTGCTCCTATGAAAATTTAAAAAAGAAGATTGAGGAGTACATCAACTATTATAATAATAAGCGTATAAAGCAAAAACTGGGAGGTATGAATCCGGTTCAATACCGACTTCACACCAACCAATTAACTGCATAA
- a CDS encoding glycerol-3-phosphate responsive antiterminator — protein sequence MLDSDHEILVLLETRLSQLSGLVKYAHKRGKKVFIHADLVQGLKADEYGIEFLINNIKVDGIISTRGNVITLAKKHRIFAIQRLFVLDSHALEHNLKICNRVQPDYIEVLPGIIPKIIKEVYEKTGIPVIAGGLIRSKQDIDDALESGAAAVTTSNYELWK from the coding sequence ATGCTGGATAGTGACCATGAAATTCTTGTGTTACTTGAAACAAGGCTTTCACAGTTGTCGGGACTGGTCAAATATGCCCATAAGCGAGGGAAAAAGGTATTTATTCATGCTGATCTTGTCCAGGGACTGAAGGCAGATGAATATGGGATTGAATTTCTGATTAACAATATTAAAGTCGATGGAATTATTTCGACGCGAGGAAATGTCATTACGTTAGCCAAAAAGCATCGCATCTTTGCCATTCAGCGATTGTTTGTTTTGGACAGCCACGCACTGGAACACAATCTGAAAATCTGCAATCGGGTACAGCCGGATTATATTGAAGTTTTACCAGGAATTATTCCTAAAATCATTAAAGAGGTTTATGAAAAAACAGGTATTCCAGTTATTGCAGGCGGATTAATTCGGTCAAAGCAGGATATAGATGATGCATTGGAGAGCGGTGCTGCAGCTGTGACAACCTCCAACTATGAGCTTTGGAAATAA
- a CDS encoding MIP/aquaporin family protein: MSEFLAEVIGTMILIIFGGGVVASNVLNKSKGEGGGWVLITLGWGLAVALAVFAVGSVSGAHINPAVTLGFASIGDFPWEKVPMYISAQIIGAFIGGIIVFFAYLPHWRETSEAGLKLAVFSTDPAVRSPLSNFVTELIGTFVLVMGLLFIGANEFTEGLNPLVVGLLIVAIGMSLGGPTGYAINPARDLGPRIAHALLPIPGKGSSDWGYAWVPVLGPALGGIYGALFYAAIFTGEYSGAFWAVSAIVAVVLIAAAGTELKKANEAPVDHKASQLL; the protein is encoded by the coding sequence ATGTCTGAATTTCTTGCAGAAGTGATTGGAACAATGATCCTGATCATCTTTGGCGGTGGTGTTGTTGCCAGTAACGTACTTAATAAATCAAAAGGGGAAGGCGGCGGCTGGGTACTTATCACACTTGGCTGGGGACTTGCAGTTGCTTTAGCCGTTTTTGCCGTCGGAAGTGTATCAGGCGCACATATTAATCCTGCTGTTACGTTAGGATTTGCATCGATTGGAGATTTCCCTTGGGAGAAGGTACCAATGTATATCTCAGCACAAATTATAGGTGCATTCATTGGAGGCATTATCGTATTCTTCGCTTATTTACCGCATTGGAGAGAAACGTCAGAAGCAGGTCTGAAGTTAGCTGTTTTCTCAACCGATCCAGCTGTTCGCAGTCCACTTTCAAACTTTGTAACAGAGTTGATTGGTACATTTGTTCTTGTTATGGGACTGCTTTTCATCGGGGCTAACGAATTCACAGAAGGCTTAAATCCATTAGTTGTCGGTTTACTCATTGTTGCGATTGGAATGTCTCTAGGGGGACCTACCGGCTATGCCATTAACCCGGCTCGTGACTTAGGGCCAAGAATTGCACACGCTTTATTACCTATACCTGGTAAAGGAAGTTCTGACTGGGGATATGCTTGGGTACCGGTACTAGGTCCGGCATTAGGTGGTATTTACGGTGCATTGTTCTATGCAGCAATCTTCACAGGTGAGTATTCTGGAGCGTTTTGGGCAGTAAGTGCTATTGTAGCTGTCGTATTAATAGCAGCAGCGGGAACAGAATTGAAAAAAGCCAATGAAGCTCCAGTTGATCATAAAGCTTCACAATTATTATAA
- the dhaM gene encoding dihydroxyacetone kinase phosphoryl donor subunit DhaM yields MSYVGIVLISHSPKVVEGIKDIIRQMVPDVPVELAGGTDDNSIGTNVEKIQQAIENAYSEKGVLLFFDLGSAMMNAELAVEMTGYDHVKVVKAPLLEGAYVAAVESGMGKSLEEVENAAQKVLEEME; encoded by the coding sequence ATGTCATATGTAGGAATTGTACTAATTTCACACAGTCCAAAGGTAGTAGAAGGAATTAAAGATATTATCCGGCAAATGGTTCCGGATGTACCCGTTGAACTCGCCGGGGGCACAGATGATAATTCCATTGGTACCAACGTGGAAAAAATTCAACAGGCGATTGAAAATGCTTACAGTGAAAAGGGCGTACTTCTCTTTTTCGATTTGGGGAGTGCCATGATGAATGCGGAATTAGCGGTTGAAATGACGGGTTACGATCATGTGAAAGTTGTAAAAGCTCCACTGCTGGAAGGCGCTTACGTGGCTGCGGTGGAATCAGGAATGGGGAAATCATTAGAGGAAGTTGAAAACGCAGCTCAAAAGGTTTTAGAAGAAATGGAATGA
- the lgt gene encoding prolipoprotein diacylglyceryl transferase, with amino-acid sequence MQFNNIQPYDRVFLELGPVPIYWYGVIIATGAALGLWLATREAKRLGLKEDIFVDLLIFAIPAAILFARIYYVIFEWDRYAGAPWWKVFAVWEGGIAIHGALIGSVLTAWLFAKVKGISFWMLADIAAPSLLLGQAIGRWGNFMNQEAHGGPVTEEAYNHFIQYIPDFITNQMIIDGVMYQPTFLYESVWNILGLILLLYLRKVNPRRGELFFSYLIWYSFGRFFIEGLRTDSLYLMGTDIRVAQLISVLLIAVSVVLMYFRRKKGYANVHYNGQLPSKK; translated from the coding sequence ATGCAATTCAACAACATACAACCCTATGACCGAGTCTTCCTTGAATTGGGCCCTGTCCCTATTTACTGGTATGGTGTGATCATTGCTACCGGTGCTGCACTTGGTCTATGGCTGGCAACCCGGGAGGCAAAGCGACTGGGGCTTAAGGAAGACATTTTTGTCGATTTACTAATATTTGCGATTCCAGCCGCGATCCTGTTTGCGAGAATCTATTATGTCATCTTTGAATGGGATCGCTATGCCGGCGCACCATGGTGGAAGGTTTTTGCTGTCTGGGAAGGTGGCATTGCCATCCATGGAGCCCTGATTGGTTCGGTTTTAACCGCCTGGCTATTTGCCAAAGTGAAAGGAATATCCTTTTGGATGCTGGCAGATATCGCCGCACCAAGTCTTCTGTTAGGTCAGGCGATTGGCCGCTGGGGTAACTTTATGAACCAGGAGGCTCACGGAGGTCCTGTGACTGAAGAAGCCTATAACCATTTCATTCAGTACATTCCCGATTTTATAACCAATCAAATGATTATTGATGGTGTCATGTATCAGCCCACTTTTTTATATGAATCTGTCTGGAATATCTTAGGCCTGATTCTGCTTCTTTATTTACGTAAGGTTAATCCAAGACGTGGAGAACTATTTTTCAGCTATTTAATCTGGTATTCCTTTGGGCGGTTCTTTATCGAAGGATTACGAACAGATAGTTTATATCTAATGGGAACGGATATCCGTGTAGCGCAGCTCATCTCGGTATTACTGATAGCCGTCAGTGTGGTGCTGATGTACTTCCGTCGTAAAAAAGGCTATGCAAATGTACATTACAATGGGCAGTTACCATCAAAAAAATAG
- the glpK gene encoding glycerol kinase GlpK, translated as MSKFILSLDQGTTSSRAILFNHEGEIVETAQKEFEQFFPKPGWVEHDANEIWTSVLSCISEVLRKADVEPDQVAGIGITNQRETTVVWDRNTGKPIYKAIVWQSRQTEGICQELREQGHNDLFNEKTGLLLDPYFSGTKVKWILDNVEGAREKADNGELQFGTIDTWLVYKLSGGKAHVTDYSNASRTLMFNIYDLKWDDELLDILTVPKNMLPEVRQSSEVYAKTVDYHFFGKEVPIAGIAGDQQAALFGQACFDEGMVKNTYGTGGFLLMNTGEEGVKSKNGLLTTLAWGVDGKVEYALEGSIFVSGSAIQWLRDGLEIINNAPQSEDYATNVDSTDGVYVVPAFVGLGTPYWDSEARGAVFGLTRGTTKEHFVRATLESLAYQSKDLVDAMVADSGIDVKSLRVDGGAVKNNFLMQFQSDILGVQVDRPVINETTALGAAYLAGLAVGYWNDKEEIAKQWKVERTFKDNLDDNKRNELYDGWKKAVSATRAFK; from the coding sequence ATGAGTAAATTTATTCTATCTTTAGACCAGGGAACAACAAGTTCACGGGCGATTTTGTTTAACCATGAAGGGGAAATCGTGGAAACCGCCCAAAAGGAATTCGAGCAGTTCTTTCCGAAGCCAGGCTGGGTCGAGCATGATGCGAATGAAATCTGGACATCTGTTCTGTCCTGTATTTCAGAAGTCCTTAGAAAGGCAGACGTTGAACCTGATCAGGTAGCAGGAATTGGGATTACAAACCAGCGTGAAACAACTGTCGTTTGGGATCGGAACACAGGCAAGCCAATTTACAAGGCAATTGTCTGGCAATCCCGTCAAACAGAAGGCATTTGTCAGGAACTGCGTGAACAGGGCCACAACGATTTGTTTAATGAGAAAACAGGTCTTCTTCTGGATCCATATTTCTCAGGTACAAAAGTAAAATGGATTCTGGATAATGTTGAAGGGGCAAGAGAAAAAGCTGATAATGGTGAGCTTCAATTTGGTACCATTGACACCTGGCTTGTATACAAGCTCTCAGGTGGTAAGGCTCATGTTACGGATTACTCCAATGCCTCCCGTACACTAATGTTTAACATTTATGACCTGAAATGGGACGATGAGCTTCTTGATATTCTGACTGTACCAAAGAACATGCTTCCGGAAGTACGCCAGTCCTCTGAAGTGTATGCAAAAACGGTTGACTATCACTTCTTTGGCAAAGAGGTTCCAATTGCAGGGATTGCCGGTGACCAGCAAGCGGCCCTGTTCGGTCAAGCCTGCTTTGATGAAGGAATGGTTAAAAACACCTATGGTACTGGTGGATTCCTGCTTATGAACACAGGCGAAGAAGGCGTGAAATCGAAAAATGGTTTACTTACAACACTTGCCTGGGGGGTTGACGGAAAAGTTGAATACGCTTTAGAAGGAAGTATCTTCGTTTCCGGTTCTGCCATTCAGTGGCTTCGTGATGGACTTGAAATCATTAATAATGCGCCACAAAGTGAAGACTATGCAACAAATGTAGATTCTACAGATGGTGTCTATGTAGTACCAGCGTTCGTTGGTTTAGGTACTCCTTATTGGGATAGTGAAGCACGAGGAGCGGTATTTGGACTTACTCGCGGAACAACCAAGGAGCATTTTGTCCGCGCTACCCTTGAGTCATTGGCTTATCAGTCCAAAGACCTTGTTGATGCCATGGTCGCTGATTCAGGAATCGACGTTAAGTCCTTGCGTGTCGATGGTGGAGCGGTTAAAAACAACTTCCTCATGCAATTCCAAAGTGATATCTTAGGCGTTCAGGTAGACCGACCTGTCATAAATGAAACGACTGCCCTGGGTGCTGCTTACCTGGCTGGTCTGGCTGTCGGCTACTGGAACGACAAAGAGGAAATCGCAAAACAATGGAAGGTTGAGCGTACATTTAAAGACAATCTTGATGATAACAAACGTAATGAACTATACGATGGCTGGAAGAAAGCTGTTTCTGCAACCCGTGCATTCAAATAA
- the hprK gene encoding HPr(Ser) kinase/phosphatase, with the protein MAKVRTKDIIERFNLELVAGKNGIHREIVKSDISRPGLEMAGYFKHYAAERIQLLGKTEISFFSELSDDMRQDRVKRLCTDVTPGIIISRAMDVPQELIEAGQNAGVPIMRSPLKTTSVISRMTNYLESKFAPFTAIHGVLVDIYGVGVLITGQSGVGKSETALELVKRGHRLVADDSVEIRQEDLDTLIGNSPPLIEHLLEIRGLGIIDVMTLFGAGAVRSHKRITLVINLELWDKDKQYDRLGLDEETMKIMDVELPQATIPVRPGRNLAVIIEVAAMNFRLKRMGINAARDFTQRLTQMIDSDDDKYEK; encoded by the coding sequence ATGGCTAAAGTACGCACGAAAGACATTATAGAACGGTTTAATCTGGAACTGGTTGCAGGTAAAAATGGCATTCACCGGGAGATTGTAAAAAGTGATATTTCCAGGCCCGGATTGGAAATGGCAGGCTATTTTAAGCATTATGCCGCTGAACGAATTCAGTTATTAGGAAAAACCGAAATTTCCTTTTTCAGTGAATTATCGGATGATATGAGGCAGGATCGGGTGAAGAGGCTTTGTACAGACGTAACACCCGGGATAATCATTTCACGGGCAATGGATGTACCACAGGAGTTGATAGAAGCGGGACAAAATGCAGGTGTTCCTATTATGCGATCCCCGCTTAAAACGACCAGTGTGATTAGCCGAATGACGAATTACCTTGAATCAAAATTCGCCCCTTTCACCGCTATTCATGGGGTGCTTGTGGATATTTACGGAGTCGGTGTCCTCATCACCGGTCAAAGCGGAGTAGGAAAAAGTGAAACGGCATTAGAGTTAGTGAAAAGAGGGCATCGCCTGGTTGCGGATGATAGTGTGGAGATACGCCAGGAGGATCTTGATACGCTTATCGGGAATTCCCCTCCTCTTATTGAACACTTACTGGAAATTCGCGGTCTCGGGATTATCGATGTAATGACGCTGTTTGGTGCCGGTGCAGTGCGCAGCCATAAGAGAATAACTCTCGTGATCAACCTCGAATTATGGGATAAAGATAAACAGTATGATAGACTTGGTTTGGATGAAGAAACGATGAAAATTATGGATGTTGAACTGCCTCAGGCAACGATTCCTGTCCGCCCTGGACGAAACCTGGCTGTTATTATTGAGGTAGCAGCGATGAACTTCCGCCTGAAACGAATGGGGATTAATGCTGCCAGAGATTTTACTCAACGTCTTACACAGATGATTGATTCGGATGATGATAAATACGAAAAATAA